A single region of the Mechercharimyces sp. CAU 1602 genome encodes:
- a CDS encoding neutral/alkaline ceramidase — MTSLRSKGKGVVIALVFILILSFPFDVSAFNSDDYEYLVGAGSYDITGPAAEVVMMGYADSGQTTAGIHQRLRSRAFIAEERASDQRVVLVSADLGQLFHSVKQGVINKLNNNGYGKWYNEENVMLSATHTHGGPGGYAHRGLYNLSSYGFHEKNYETIVNGIYESIVRAHRNLQPGSIEVNQTQVDGISANRSKEAYKNNPAAERSKYDQDVDTTMTQLHFRDASDRLLGVYNWFPVHGVSMSGENHLITGDNKGYASYLLEEEMGGEVTAEGSFVAAFAQAHAGDVTPNIYGDGKGHGDSDQESTQYAGRVQYEAAKRMAESTGTEVSGGISTKHKYIDMQNVTVASEYADGTERRTYPGALGYSFGAGTEDGRGPSFFQEGMTQPEYQIDDYDNIVPYLQNLMVIVPQIGEMSGAKYPKLWEQHAPKPVLLAPSKVTPDSWTPDIVPVQMVQIGQVSIVAVPAEVTTMAGRRMMEQVQEKMDAHLQQKSITVISGLSNAYSSYVSTPEEYDKQHYEGASTLYGKWTLGAYLQEFDRLTDAIITGNEVEKGKAPKDLSDEQVYFPPGVLYDLPPWGKSFGDVKKNVESSYAAGDKVSVQFWAGHPNNNFRTQSTYLEVQRLKGDNWVTVADDHDWETTFQWERKSTVMATSFVKITWQVPSNVEKGTYRIVHYGSSKSMSGKVSDYKGKSSTFTVK; from the coding sequence ATGACTAGTTTGCGATCAAAAGGAAAAGGAGTTGTAATTGCGCTTGTCTTTATTCTAATTCTTTCTTTTCCATTCGATGTAAGCGCTTTCAATTCAGATGATTACGAATATCTTGTTGGAGCGGGGAGCTATGATATTACCGGTCCTGCTGCCGAAGTGGTTATGATGGGCTATGCAGATTCTGGTCAAACGACTGCGGGGATTCATCAGCGTTTGCGCTCACGTGCTTTTATAGCAGAAGAGCGAGCATCGGATCAGCGGGTTGTATTGGTAAGTGCTGATTTGGGACAACTCTTTCATTCTGTTAAACAAGGTGTTATTAATAAGCTAAATAATAATGGCTATGGGAAATGGTACAACGAAGAAAATGTCATGTTAAGTGCTACCCATACACATGGAGGACCAGGTGGCTATGCTCACCGTGGGCTGTACAACCTCTCAAGTTATGGCTTTCATGAAAAAAATTATGAGACGATTGTAAATGGGATCTATGAATCTATCGTACGGGCGCATCGAAACTTACAGCCGGGTTCTATTGAGGTAAATCAAACGCAAGTGGACGGTATCAGTGCCAATCGCTCAAAAGAGGCATATAAAAATAATCCAGCTGCAGAACGGTCAAAATATGATCAAGATGTCGATACGACAATGACACAGCTTCACTTTCGAGATGCATCAGATCGCCTTCTTGGCGTCTATAATTGGTTTCCTGTACACGGGGTATCGATGAGTGGAGAGAATCATCTAATTACCGGAGATAATAAAGGTTATGCTTCCTATTTGCTTGAAGAAGAAATGGGCGGAGAAGTAACAGCTGAAGGTTCTTTTGTCGCAGCTTTTGCTCAAGCTCACGCGGGCGATGTGACCCCCAATATTTATGGAGATGGCAAAGGACATGGAGACAGTGATCAAGAGAGTACCCAGTATGCTGGGAGAGTGCAATATGAAGCGGCTAAACGGATGGCAGAGTCGACGGGCACAGAAGTGAGTGGGGGTATTTCTACTAAGCATAAGTATATTGATATGCAAAATGTTACTGTTGCGAGTGAGTACGCTGATGGAACGGAGCGTCGAACATATCCCGGAGCTTTAGGCTATTCTTTTGGGGCTGGTACGGAAGATGGTCGTGGACCTTCATTTTTTCAAGAGGGAATGACGCAACCGGAGTATCAGATTGATGATTATGATAACATCGTTCCCTATTTGCAGAATTTAATGGTGATTGTTCCCCAGATCGGAGAGATGAGTGGAGCGAAGTATCCAAAGCTATGGGAGCAACATGCCCCTAAACCAGTACTATTGGCACCTTCAAAAGTAACTCCTGATTCGTGGACGCCTGACATTGTACCTGTTCAGATGGTACAAATCGGTCAAGTTTCTATTGTGGCTGTGCCAGCCGAGGTGACTACAATGGCAGGGCGGCGGATGATGGAGCAGGTACAGGAAAAGATGGATGCGCATCTACAGCAAAAGAGTATTACGGTCATTTCTGGATTGTCCAACGCGTATAGTAGCTATGTGTCCACGCCGGAAGAATATGATAAACAGCATTATGAAGGGGCATCTACGCTGTATGGAAAATGGACGCTCGGAGCCTATTTGCAGGAATTTGATCGTTTGACCGATGCAATTATCACAGGCAATGAAGTGGAGAAAGGAAAAGCACCGAAAGATTTAAGCGACGAACAGGTTTATTTTCCCCCGGGGGTGTTGTATGACTTACCTCCATGGGGCAAATCATTCGGAGATGTAAAAAAGAATGTAGAAAGCAGCTATGCGGCGGGTGACAAAGTATCTGTTCAATTTTGGGCGGGTCATCCCAACAACAACTTCCGTACACAATCGACCTATTTGGAAGTACAAAGATTAAAAGGTGACAACTGGGTTACTGTTGCTGATGATCATGATTGGGAGACAACATTTCAATGGGAGAGAAAATCGACAGTGATGGCAACCTCTTTTGTCAAGATCACTTGGCAGGTTCCATCTAATGTGGAGAAAGGGACGTATCGCATCGTTCATTATGGTTCCTCTAAATCAATGAGCGGCAAAGTGAGTGATTATAAGGGCAAGTCGTCTACGTTTACAGTGAAGTAG
- a CDS encoding endonuclease/exonuclease/phosphatase family protein: MKRWLVLFIAVLIGMTGSGGQGVFAAESEVDQGSFNLLTYNVAGLWDPISQSNPAKNTKKISPRLNEYDIVLVQEDWNYHDDLTSEANHPFKSKHSGSMGFGDGLNRFSIFPFTDFKRKEWEDCGGYFGNGSDCLAPKGFSYARHRISENVYVDIYNLHADAGGNDEDVREKNFRQILKKIEQWSTGYPVIVAGDFNSKFRDEEGVRQFIDAGFSDAWVVRDNEGRFPDVGETVADESIDKILFRSSDDVTLTVTDYYNAENEFKDGQGRDLSDHDPRAAVFTYER, translated from the coding sequence ATGAAAAGATGGCTCGTACTATTTATCGCTGTGTTGATAGGGATGACTGGAAGTGGTGGACAGGGAGTATTTGCGGCAGAATCTGAGGTGGATCAGGGTAGCTTCAATCTTTTAACCTACAATGTGGCAGGCTTGTGGGATCCGATTTCGCAATCGAATCCAGCAAAAAACACAAAAAAAATAAGTCCGCGCTTAAACGAGTACGATATTGTGCTTGTACAGGAGGATTGGAATTACCATGATGATTTGACCTCAGAAGCAAATCACCCCTTTAAGTCAAAGCATAGTGGAAGCATGGGCTTTGGCGATGGATTGAATCGTTTTTCCATATTCCCATTCACAGATTTCAAGCGCAAAGAGTGGGAAGATTGCGGTGGTTATTTTGGAAATGGGAGCGATTGTCTAGCTCCAAAGGGATTTTCGTATGCACGGCATCGTATTAGTGAAAATGTTTATGTAGATATCTACAATCTTCATGCAGATGCAGGTGGGAATGATGAGGATGTGCGAGAGAAAAATTTTAGGCAAATCTTAAAGAAAATCGAACAGTGGTCAACTGGTTACCCTGTAATTGTGGCAGGGGACTTTAATAGCAAATTCCGTGATGAGGAAGGAGTGCGTCAATTTATTGATGCTGGCTTCTCCGATGCGTGGGTGGTGCGGGATAACGAAGGTCGTTTTCCTGATGTAGGCGAAACAGTAGCAGATGAGAGTATTGATAAAATCTTATTCCGTAGTTCGGATGATGTTACCTTAACAGTAACGGATTACTACAATGCGGAGAACGAATTTAAAGATGGTCAAGGACGTGACCTGTCTGATCACGATCCACGGGCGGCAGTTTTCACGTATGAACGGTGA
- a CDS encoding glycosyltransferase family 2 protein encodes MGKRILIGAPIQQKPEILQQFLLSLTELEAHSYTADYYFADDNRDPASTQLLRQFCEKHPQTTIQPSGYKHTFATSEQSHFKGWKEDIIWKVATMKDTIISHALTNEYDYLFLVDSDLVLHPATIEQLLSTEKDIVANIFWTKWDPQQIEMPQVWQRDFYTQYKVERDLQLTKAQQEQLTLHFFQQLRQPGLYEVGGLGACTLISRHALARGVRFEQISNISLRGEDRHFCVRAVAMGFSLYVDTHYPAYHIYRPSQLAGVAPYKERCAAERKKAPSR; translated from the coding sequence TTGGGCAAAAGAATTTTGATTGGTGCCCCCATCCAACAAAAGCCAGAAATATTACAGCAATTCTTACTTTCTCTAACTGAGCTAGAGGCTCACTCCTATACCGCCGATTACTATTTCGCTGACGACAACCGCGATCCCGCCTCTACACAACTCCTTCGTCAGTTCTGTGAAAAACACCCCCAAACTACGATACAGCCCTCCGGTTACAAGCATACGTTTGCTACTAGTGAACAAAGCCACTTTAAAGGATGGAAAGAAGATATCATTTGGAAAGTAGCCACTATGAAAGATACCATAATCAGCCATGCACTCACAAACGAATATGATTATCTTTTTCTCGTTGATTCCGATCTCGTATTACATCCTGCCACTATAGAGCAACTACTCTCAACTGAAAAAGATATCGTCGCCAATATCTTTTGGACAAAGTGGGATCCACAACAGATCGAAATGCCACAAGTATGGCAACGCGATTTCTACACGCAGTACAAAGTGGAACGCGATCTCCAATTGACAAAAGCGCAACAGGAGCAATTAACACTCCATTTCTTCCAGCAGTTGCGTCAACCCGGGCTATATGAGGTAGGCGGTTTAGGGGCATGTACCTTAATTAGCCGCCACGCCCTCGCGCGAGGAGTTCGTTTTGAACAAATTTCCAATATCTCATTACGAGGAGAAGATCGCCATTTCTGCGTACGCGCTGTAGCGATGGGATTCTCCCTCTATGTTGATACCCACTACCCCGCCTACCATATCTATCGCCCTTCGCAACTAGCTGGCGTCGCTCCCTACAAAGAGCGTTGTGCAGCAGAAAGGAAGAAAGCGCCTTCACGATGA